GGCCACACGCGCCGATTCCCAATGGACCGGAGCATCCTGACCCCGCTCCGCGAGCATACGATAGGTCGTGCCGAGGTTTGCTTGCGCCCTCCCGTAGCCCAGCCATAGCCCTTGTGCCTCACGGAGTCGCGCCGCTTCACGCAGGGTTTCGACCGCCTGTTGCAGGTGTCGCTCCGGCTCCATCCCCCGCTGCGCCATGACCTGATAGGTGAGCGCCAGGTTATTCATGGCCGCCGCGCGGCCTCCTTCCTGTCCCAGCCGGTGCCATTGTTCCGCCGCGATCCGAAGCGCCTCCTCGGACTTGCGCAGGTGGCCGGCCGGGTCCTCCTCCTGTTCGGCCAGGAGCCGGTAGGTCAGGCCCAAGCTGTTTAATGACGTCGCAACGCCCGCTCCGTTCCCCATCCGCTGGTGAATCCCGGCGGCTTCTTGCAATGCGCTGCCGGCCTTCAGCAGGTTGAGCTGCCTGTCGATGTCCTGCTCGGCCAGCAACCGCGCCGTCGTTCCCAGGTTGACCAGCACGCCCGCATAGACCGTCGATTCCCGCCGGTCGCCCAGCAATTCGAGCGCCTCCTGGAACAGCGTCAATGCCCGCTCCAAATTGCGAACAGGATCGAGCCCCTGCTCAGCCTGTTGCTGAAGTCCGACGCCGAGATCATTCTTCGCCTTGGCTTCGACTTCCCGGCTGCCGTTCGGCCGGCTCTCCGCGTTAATCGGGATCCCCCGGTCCAAGGAAAGAAGCCCCGCTGCCTGGACAGCGCACGGCAAGATCAAGGCAACCGCCAGGATGAGCGGCGCCCAATACAGGCTGCGCGATATGGGAACGACTATGATGGGCGGGACAGAGATACGGGCGGCAGGACAATCAGATCGATACTTCTGGGAGGGACAGGGGCTGGACATGGGGCACGGTCGCTGGCTGCGGCGTCAAGAATCGCTGGACAATCCCCTGCCCAAGATACCATTGCTGAAGGTCCGGCGACAGGGTCGTGAAGTCGCGGATCTCCCGCCGGCAGGCAGGGCTGCCGCACAGACAGGCCATGGTCCAATGGTCTTCCTTCATCGTGGTGGAATAGTCGTAGCAGATTTCGTCGTCGGGGAAAATCGGCGACAGGGCCACGAGGATGCGGTCCTCGACGATCCCCGCGTTGGGGCGGCAGGAGTGATTCACATAGCGGCCCGGTTGGTCGAGATAGATGTATAGATCCAGACCGATCTGGAGCGCATCACCCTCGCGCTCCCCCAGCGCCAAAGTCCCGACGAAGTCGATCAGCGGGCCGGTGAAGGTGAGAATCCGCTCGCCCGGCAGGATCGTCCGACCAGCATAGACTCCAAGTCCCTTCGGTCCGTTTCCGATATACAAGTCCCGCGCCTCCATAGGCTCCCTTCTGCCTGACCGACGAGTTAGGACGGCAAGATCGTCGCGCGGAATTGAAGAGTTTTTGCCATAGCACCGCGCCACCGGAAGGCTGTATTGTACGACGCTGGCCGACCGGCTCGGAGAAAAATCTCACTTTCGTCCTCGTGGTGGCCGGCCGGCTGCGTAGGTCCTTCTAGTTCCGTACGAAAGGATCGGTCATGAAGAGGCACAACTGCCCCACCAACATCGGTTGGATCGGCACGGGTGTCATGGGAACCTCGATGTGCAGCCATCTCTTGGCGAACGGCCACAAGGTCGTACTGTTCACCAGGACCAAAGCCAAGGCCCAGGGATTGATCGAGCGGGGAGCCCGTTGGGCCGATTCTCCGAGGGCCGTGGCCGAGCAGGCGGAGGTGCTCGTTACCATGGTCGGGTTCCCGCAGGACGTGCGTGATGTGTACTGTGGCCCAGACGGAATCCTCGCCGGCACGCGATCCGGCATGATCCTGGTGGACATGACGACGACCGACCCCAGCCTCTCGCAAGAGATCGCCGCGGCCGCGCAGGCCAGAGGCGCAATGTCGTTGGACGCCCCCGTGTCCGGCGGGGATGTGGGAGCCCGCCAAGCAACCCTCTCGATCATGGTCGGCGGCGATCAGGCAGCCCTGGACCGGGTGATGCCGCTCTTCATGCTGATGGGCAACAAGATCCGACATCAGGGAGGACCCGGTGCCGGGCAGCACACGAAACTCAGCAACCAGATCGTGATCGCTTCAACCATGATTGGCGTCTGCGAAAGCCTCCTGTACGGCTATCAGGCGGGGCTGGACCTCCCGCGCATGCTCGAATCTGTTCGCGGCGGAGCCGCCGCCTGCTGGACGCTCGACCACCTGGCGCCTCGCATGCTCGCGCGCGACTTCGACCCGGGCTTCTTCGTCGAGCACTTTGTGAAAGACATGGGGATCGCCTTGGAGGAAAGCCGAAGAATGGGTCTCGACCTGCCGGGCCTTGCGCTGTCGCATCGGCTCTATCAATCAGTCCAAGCGCAAGGCCACGGCCGTTGCGGGACACAGGCGCTGCTGCTGGCGCTTGAGAACTTGTCCAACACGACGCTCCACGCCCCACTGCCTGAACCGGACAAGTCGCCCCTGTCCTTTGATACGTCGGCTTAGATGGCGAGATCAGCCAATTTCATTAGCGGGGTGAATCGAACGACCAAAGCAGGGCGGCGATCAGCAGGTGCTGCCCGGACGTGAGCCCCACCACGCCGGGACGAATCTCTCCATCTTTGAAGAATCCGCCGCCTGACCCCGTGGACTCGTCGTAGCGATACTCCAGCCGGACAATCGTCTTCGTGCACCGACGATAGGGTAGCTTGTATTCCAGGGTCGACGTCACCGCCTTGATAAGTTGCTCCGTACCGGTCAATTGGCCGGTACGGTCCCAATAGAATTCCGGACGCAGGGCCACGGCCCATTGGGGCGAGAACTGCCAGCGCGCGACGGCCATGCCGCCCGTCCAAAATGTCCGGGGCGCTCCGACAGCCTGCGCGATCTGCTCCGTGCCGATATCGTAGGCCAGGGCCAAGGTCACCGTCTCAAATTTGTATTCAATGATACTGTCGGAAAAAACCCGCCAGAACTCGGTACTGGTCTTGAATTGGTCCGGTCCCGCATAGAGATTCTGGGTTACGGTCATGCGCGCGGACGCTGACCAGACGACTTGTGCGCCGTAACTCGGCTGGTCATTGGGTTTCGAGAGATAGTTGTAGCCGTTCACGACATAGATCGCCGCCTTGATCCGGTCGCTGATCCGATACTGCGCGCTGATCCCCAGCATGAAATAGGGAGAGTAGTCGGCGATGTAGGTCCTCGTAGAGGTATGGTTGTTCATGGCATAGAAGGACTCGTAACCGATGAAACTGTTGAACAGGCCGGCCGTAATGGTGAGTCCCGTTCCGACAGGCGCCAGGTAGGAGACATTGGCCCTGGAGAGGTGACGAAGCGTGTCGGCTCCGCCGATCGGGCGATCGATCTCCGGTCTGGTGGGAGGCACCAGGCCCTGTGTGTCATAGCCGCCCTGGAGGCCGAACTCCATGCCCCAAGGGGAACTCGTCGTCATATCCTTCCTGACATAGATCAGCCCCAGATTTGGGGCGAACTCATTCACCCTGGGAGTCGTGCCTTTGCTGCGCCAGAGATGGTTTTGCGGAAAATTGAAGTCGAGGGCGTAACTGAGATCGACGCAGGCGCCGTAACGCCAGAGCCGGGACTTGTCGTCGGTTTCGTGCCGGACGGACGCGGGACTCGCGCAGTTGAGATCGGGGGTGTCGCCGGCCCGAGCCATCGTCCCGAAGAGGCCAAGCAAGAGCAGGGTGACGATCACGGAACAGGAACCACTCGGCCCGATCATGCCCGCCTTTCGCTACAAGACCAGCCGCGTCTCCTCTGCTGCCTCATGATCTCGGCCGCCGTCGGTTCGGACCGCGGGTGAGGAGGGTACCAAGGTCAGGGGGCTGGATCAAGAAAAGACCGGCGCTCGGCAGCGGAGGAACAGGTCAATCGACGCGGAGCCGATAGCCGACGCCCACCTCCGTCACAAGATGCCGCGGGTGCGCGGGATTGGCCTCCAACTTGTTGCGTAGTTGCCGCATGTACACGCGCAGATAATGCGCTTCCTCGACGTGCAACGGCCCCCAGACTTCTTTCAGCAACTGACGATGCGTCAGCACTTTTCCGGCATGCTTGATCAGCGCCGCGAGGAGTTTGTATTCGGTCGCCGTCAACCGAATCGCCTGGTCCTTCCTCCGCACCAGGCGTCGTTCCAGATCGACCGTCACATCACCGGCCGTGAACAACGCGGCTGTGCTCCCATCGTCGGGGCGGCGCGCATGTCGCAGCGCCGTTCGGAGACGGGCCAGCAATTCATTGAGGCCGAACGGCTTGGTGACATAGTCGTCCGCGCCGAGATCGAGCGCGGCGACCTTGACGCGTTCTTGGTCGCGGGCCGAGAGGACGATGATCGGGGTCGCGGTCCACTCGCGGACCTGCCGGATCACCTCCGCCCCGTCCATGTCAGGCAGGCCCAGGTCGAGCAGGATCAGATCGGGGTTTCGCGCCTTCGCCTCCGCCAGACCGTCCCGTCCGGTGGTCGCTTCGAACAGCCGATAACCGTGCGCCGGCAGCGAGGCGCGCAGGAACCGGCGAATCTCCGGCTCGTCCTCGATCACGAGCAGCGTCGCCTCATGCCCGGACATGGGGTCCTCTGCCTTCCCCTCACCATCGGCCTGCCCTGTCTGAGTCACGCCGATTGAGGTTCCATCTGTTCCGCAGGCACGGCAGGCTGCTGTTTGGGCAGCGGGATCGCAAAACGGAACCGCGCGCCGCCTCCCTCGCGATGCTCCGCCCAGATCCGCCCGCCGTGGGCTTCAACAATGCCTCGGCAAATGGTCAAGCCCAGTCCGACCCCTCCTTCCCCCGTCGGTTTGGCGCGGTAAAACTTGTCGAAGATCCGGTCCTCTTCGCCGGGCGGCAGGCCCGCCCCACGGTCCGCGACCTCAACGATGACTTCCCCCTCCTTGGCCGACGCAGACAGCTCGATCGTGCTCCCGGCAGGGGCATACTTGGCGGCGTTCTCCAGCAGATTGATCACCACTTGCTGAAGGAGGACCCCGTCCACGAACAGGAGCGGCAAGTCTTCAGGAAACAAGACGACGACGCGATGACCCGATAAGCGTCGCTCCATGCGGGCCAGCGCGGAACCGGCCACTTCCTCCATGGGGTGCCAATCCTTGTTGAGGTGGAGGGCCCCGGCTTCCAGACGCATCATGTCGAGCAGGTTTTTCAGCAACTGATCGAGCCGATCGGCTTCGTGATGAATCGACCGGATCAACTCCTGCCGGCCGGCGGGATCAAGCCGGTTTGATTCATCGAGCAGGCTGCCGGCCGCGCCGGTGATCGAGGCCAGCGGCGTGCGCAGGTCGTGCGACACGGAGCTGAGGATGGCATTCCGCATCCGTTCGGTTTCGGCCTGAACATGAGCCCGCTGCGCCTCCTCGGAGAGCCGGGTCCGCTCGATCGCCAGCGCAACCTGACCGGCCAGCGATTCCAGCAGGTGCAATTGATCGGGATCGAGGACGCGGCTCGCCTGCTCGGGCCGAACGGCCACGACCCCAATCGGACCGTCGGAGCCGACCAGGGGGAGATAGAGCGCGCTGGAGCCGGGCAGCGTATCGCTGCCCAGACCGGCCCGTTCATTGTGGTCGAACACCCACTGCGCCACGCCGGCCTCCTTGGGATCGAATTCGAAGAAGAGCTGCTCGCCCCGTTGGAGCTGGAGTCGCTTGTCGGAGTCCGCCAGGAAGACGGCCACCTGGCTGTCGAACACTTCGCGCAGATGCTTCGCGGCCAGATTGGCCAGGGTCGCCGCGCCCCGGTGGGTGGCGAGATCACGGCTCATCGCATAGAGCACCGAGGTTCGCTTTTCGCGATAGCGCGCCATTTCCGCCTGCCGCCGGATCCGCACGGCCAGCCCGCTGATCGTCAGGGCAACGGCCAACATGACCCCAAAGGTCAAGAGGTATTGGAGGTCGGATACCGCAAAGGTGAAGTAGGGCGGCACGAAGAAGAAATCGAAGGCCGCCACGCTCAGCAGCGAGGCCAGCACGGAGGGGCCTCGACCATAGCGAATCGCGGTCACCATGACGCCGATCAGATAGACCATGATCAGATTGGCCGATCCGAAGTAGGGGTTCATCAGCCAAGCGACTGCCGTGGAGAGACAGACCACGAAGGCAGCCAGCCTGTACCCCGAGGTCGGACTGGATCGCTGGAGGGCCTGCGCGGCCAGCGGGCGTCCTTCACCCGCCTCCCCGGTGATGACGTAAATGTCGATGTCGCCGCTGCGATGGACCAGATCGGACACGACGGACCCGAAGAGCCATTCCTTCCACCAAGCCCGCACGGGTTTGCCGACGATGATCTTGGTGACGTTGCGGCTGCGCGCATAGGCCAGGACTTCCTGCGCGACATCCTCCCCGGTCAGCGTCACCGTCTCGGCGCCCAGTTGCTCGGCCAGCCGAAGCGTGTGGACGACGCGGTCGCGCTCGGCTTGCGGCAGGGTCAGGTGGCGCGGGATCTGCACGTAGGCCGCGATCCACTTGGCATGGAATCCCGCCGCCATCTGCCGGGCGGCGCGAACCAGACGGGGCCCGCGCGGTTTCATGTTCACGCAGACCAGAATGGTCTCCGCGGCGGGCCAGGTCTGCACCACCGCATGATCCCGGCGGTAAACCTCCATCTGTTGGTCCACCCGTTCGGCGGTGCGACGAAGGGCAAGTTCCCGCAGGGCCAGCAGATTGCCCTTCCGGAAGAAGTGTTGGGCCGCCTGCCGGATCTGGTCTGACAGGTAGACCTTGCCGTCTTTGAGCCGTTGGAGCAGATCGTCCGGCGGGAGATCGATCAGCTCGACATCCTCGGCCTGTTCCAGGATGGAATCCGGCACCGTCTCCCGCACGCGGACGTTCGTGATCTTGGCGACCACGTCGTTGAGGCTCTCCAGATGCTGCACGTTGAGCGTGGTGTAGACATGAATGCCGGCGCGGAGCAGTTCCTGCACGTCCTGCCACCGTTTGGCATGGCGAGACCCCGGCACGTTCGTATGAGCCAGCTCGTCGACCAGCATGATCGTCGGGCGCCGGGCGAGGGCGGCGTCGAGATCGAACTCCGACAGCGTCGTGCCCAGGTATTCGACGCGCCGGCGCGGGATGATCTCCAGATCCTTGACCAGCGATTCGGTCTCGGCCCGGCCGTGGGTCTCGACCACGCCGATCACGACATCGACGCCGTCGCGCCGTTGCTCGTGCGCCGCTTCCAACATCGCATAGGTCTTTCCGACGCCGGGATTGGCGCCAAAGAAGACCTTCAGCCGGCCTCGATGCCGCTGCCGCTCTTCCTCCTGCGCCTTTTTCAGCAGGGCATCGGGATCTGGTCGTGTGTCGGTCATGAGTATGAGACGGTCAGGGCCGCTGGGTCGGATCAGATTCAACGGATGATTGTAGGAAAGGCCGCCGGAACCTTCAACCAGGGTCTGGCCATCCGGCGCAGCCCTATCGGTGGCGATCCAACGCGAGATTCACCAGCAGGACATTGACCCGCGGTTCGCCGAGCACCCCCCATTGCCGGCCTTCGGTATGCTCAGCCACGAGACGGCGGACAACGTCCTCGTCCATACCGCGGGCACGGGCCACGCGCCGGACTTGATAGTCGGCCGCCGCCGGGCTGAGGTGAGGATCGAGGCCGCTTCCGGAGGCAGTGATGAGGTCGACGGGAATGGGCAAGGGATTGTCCGGATCGGCGGCCGTCAGGGTTGCGACACGGTCCTGCACCGCCTTGATGAGCGCCGGGTTGGTTGGCCCGAGATTCGATCCGCCGGACGCAGCGGCATTGTATGGAAAGGGCGATGTCGCGGAGGGACGGCTCCAGAAATATTTCAGGTCGTCAAACGGCTGACCGATCAGCGACGACCCGAGGACTTGGCCGTTCTGGACGATGAGGCTGCCGTTGGCCTGACGTGGGAAGAGCGCCTGGGCGACTCCCGTGACGGCCAATGGATAGAGCAGGCCCGTGATGATCGTCAACAGCAAAAGCGTCATCAGCGCGGGTCGGAGTTGGGCCGTGACAGACATGGTGATCACGCCAAATGGAGAGCGACCAGGAGCATGTCAATCAGCTTGATGCCGGCAAACGGCGCCACGACGCCGCCCAATCCGTAGATCAGCAGGTGGCGCCGCAACAACGGCCCGGCGCCGATCGGACGATAGCGAATGCCCCTCAAGGCCAGCGGGATGAGGGCGATGATGATGAGGGCGTTGAAGATGACCGCGGACAGGACGGCGCTGTGCGGGGTCGCGAGGTTCATCAGGTTGAGCGCGTTCAACGCCGGATAGGTCGTCGCGAAGGCCGCCGGGATAATGGCAAAGTACTTCGCGATATCGTTCGCGATGCTGAAGGTGGTCAGAGCCCCGCGGGTCATGAGCAACTGTTTGCCGATTTCCACGATCTCAATCAGCTTGGTCGGATTGGAATCCAGATCCACCAGATTCCCGGCCTCCTTCGCGGCCTGCGTCCCGCTGTTCATGGCGACCGCCACATCGGCCTGCGCCAACGCCGGCGCGTCGTTGGTCCCATCCCCGGTCATGGCGACGAGGCGGCCTCCCGCCTGCAAGTCCCGAATCAATTTCAACTTGGCTTCGGGCGTGGCCTGCGCCAGAAAATCGTCCACGCCGGCCTCGGCCGCAACCGCGGCGGCGGTTTGAGGATTGTCGCCGGTGATCATCACGGTCTTGATGCCCATTCGCCGCAGTTCCCCGAATCGATCTTTGATCCCGCCCTTCACGATATCTTTCAGCGCGATCACGCCGAGCACGGTCCCGCCCTCCGCCACGACCAGCGGCGTGCCGCCCTGCGTGGCGATGGCCTCCACCTGCGACCGGATGGCCGTGGAAAACCGCCCCCCTCTGGCCGTGACATAGGCTTCGATGGCGTCGGCCGAGCCTTTGCGGATTTCCCGTCCGTTCAAGTTCACGCCGCTCATGCGCGTCTGGGCCGTGAACGGGACGAAGGTGGCGCCCAACTCGTGAATGTCGCGGGCGCGAAGCCCGTACTGCTCCTTGGCCAGGATGACGATGCTCCGCCCCTCGGGGGTTTCGTCCGCCAACGACGCCAGTTGGCAGGCATCGGCCAAGGTCCGTTGGCTGACATCGTCGGCCGGAA
The DNA window shown above is from Nitrospira tepida and carries:
- a CDS encoding sensor histidine kinase is translated as MTDTRPDPDALLKKAQEEERQRHRGRLKVFFGANPGVGKTYAMLEAAHEQRRDGVDVVIGVVETHGRAETESLVKDLEIIPRRRVEYLGTTLSEFDLDAALARRPTIMLVDELAHTNVPGSRHAKRWQDVQELLRAGIHVYTTLNVQHLESLNDVVAKITNVRVRETVPDSILEQAEDVELIDLPPDDLLQRLKDGKVYLSDQIRQAAQHFFRKGNLLALRELALRRTAERVDQQMEVYRRDHAVVQTWPAAETILVCVNMKPRGPRLVRAARQMAAGFHAKWIAAYVQIPRHLTLPQAERDRVVHTLRLAEQLGAETVTLTGEDVAQEVLAYARSRNVTKIIVGKPVRAWWKEWLFGSVVSDLVHRSGDIDIYVITGEAGEGRPLAAQALQRSSPTSGYRLAAFVVCLSTAVAWLMNPYFGSANLIMVYLIGVMVTAIRYGRGPSVLASLLSVAAFDFFFVPPYFTFAVSDLQYLLTFGVMLAVALTISGLAVRIRRQAEMARYREKRTSVLYAMSRDLATHRGAATLANLAAKHLREVFDSQVAVFLADSDKRLQLQRGEQLFFEFDPKEAGVAQWVFDHNERAGLGSDTLPGSSALYLPLVGSDGPIGVVAVRPEQASRVLDPDQLHLLESLAGQVALAIERTRLSEEAQRAHVQAETERMRNAILSSVSHDLRTPLASITGAAGSLLDESNRLDPAGRQELIRSIHHEADRLDQLLKNLLDMMRLEAGALHLNKDWHPMEEVAGSALARMERRLSGHRVVVLFPEDLPLLFVDGVLLQQVVINLLENAAKYAPAGSTIELSASAKEGEVIVEVADRGAGLPPGEEDRIFDKFYRAKPTGEGGVGLGLTICRGIVEAHGGRIWAEHREGGGARFRFAIPLPKQQPAVPAEQMEPQSA
- a CDS encoding NAD(P)-dependent oxidoreductase, with product MKRHNCPTNIGWIGTGVMGTSMCSHLLANGHKVVLFTRTKAKAQGLIERGARWADSPRAVAEQAEVLVTMVGFPQDVRDVYCGPDGILAGTRSGMILVDMTTTDPSLSQEIAAAAQARGAMSLDAPVSGGDVGARQATLSIMVGGDQAALDRVMPLFMLMGNKIRHQGGPGAGQHTKLSNQIVIASTMIGVCESLLYGYQAGLDLPRMLESVRGGAAACWTLDHLAPRMLARDFDPGFFVEHFVKDMGIALEESRRMGLDLPGLALSHRLYQSVQAQGHGRCGTQALLLALENLSNTTLHAPLPEPDKSPLSFDTSA
- a CDS encoding outer membrane beta-barrel protein gives rise to the protein MIGPSGSCSVIVTLLLLGLFGTMARAGDTPDLNCASPASVRHETDDKSRLWRYGACVDLSYALDFNFPQNHLWRSKGTTPRVNEFAPNLGLIYVRKDMTTSSPWGMEFGLQGGYDTQGLVPPTRPEIDRPIGGADTLRHLSRANVSYLAPVGTGLTITAGLFNSFIGYESFYAMNNHTSTRTYIADYSPYFMLGISAQYRISDRIKAAIYVVNGYNYLSKPNDQPSYGAQVVWSASARMTVTQNLYAGPDQFKTSTEFWRVFSDSIIEYKFETVTLALAYDIGTEQIAQAVGAPRTFWTGGMAVARWQFSPQWAVALRPEFYWDRTGQLTGTEQLIKAVTSTLEYKLPYRRCTKTIVRLEYRYDESTGSGGGFFKDGEIRPGVVGLTSGQHLLIAALLWSFDSPR
- the kdpB gene encoding potassium-transporting ATPase subunit KdpB — translated: MTAQTKGRSLFEAAIVRPALCDAFRKLDPRHQLKNPVMFVVWVGGLVTTGLFVQAMVGTGEAPAGFILSIALWLWFTVLFANFAEAMAEGRGKAQANSLRKARQELTARKLVRNESGSDGPAGLRRLFQQNGAFSAISADRLVRGDVVLVEAGELIPADGEVIEGVASVNESAITGESAPVIRESGGDRSAVTGGTKVLSDWLVIRVTAGTGESFLDRMIAMVEGARRQKTPNEIALNILLAALTIVFLLATVTLLPFSLYSVAAARQGSPVSVTVLIALLVCLIPTTIGALLSAIGIAGMDRMVQANVIAMSGKAVEAAGDVDVLLLDKTGTITLGNRQATGFIPADDVSQRTLADACQLASLADETPEGRSIVILAKEQYGLRARDIHELGATFVPFTAQTRMSGVNLNGREIRKGSADAIEAYVTARGGRFSTAIRSQVEAIATQGGTPLVVAEGGTVLGVIALKDIVKGGIKDRFGELRRMGIKTVMITGDNPQTAAAVAAEAGVDDFLAQATPEAKLKLIRDLQAGGRLVAMTGDGTNDAPALAQADVAVAMNSGTQAAKEAGNLVDLDSNPTKLIEIVEIGKQLLMTRGALTTFSIANDIAKYFAIIPAAFATTYPALNALNLMNLATPHSAVLSAVIFNALIIIALIPLALRGIRYRPIGAGPLLRRHLLIYGLGGVVAPFAGIKLIDMLLVALHLA
- a CDS encoding response regulator, which encodes MSGHEATLLVIEDEPEIRRFLRASLPAHGYRLFEATTGRDGLAEAKARNPDLILLDLGLPDMDGAEVIRQVREWTATPIIVLSARDQERVKVAALDLGADDYVTKPFGLNELLARLRTALRHARRPDDGSTAALFTAGDVTVDLERRLVRRKDQAIRLTATEYKLLAALIKHAGKVLTHRQLLKEVWGPLHVEEAHYLRVYMRQLRNKLEANPAHPRHLVTEVGVGYRLRVD
- the kdpC gene encoding potassium-transporting ATPase subunit KdpC; amino-acid sequence: MSVTAQLRPALMTLLLLTIITGLLYPLAVTGVAQALFPRQANGSLIVQNGQVLGSSLIGQPFDDLKYFWSRPSATSPFPYNAAASGGSNLGPTNPALIKAVQDRVATLTAADPDNPLPIPVDLITASGSGLDPHLSPAAADYQVRRVARARGMDEDVVRRLVAEHTEGRQWGVLGEPRVNVLLVNLALDRHR
- a CDS encoding SET domain-containing protein, producing the protein MEARDLYIGNGPKGLGVYAGRTILPGERILTFTGPLIDFVGTLALGEREGDALQIGLDLYIYLDQPGRYVNHSCRPNAGIVEDRILVALSPIFPDDEICYDYSTTMKEDHWTMACLCGSPACRREIRDFTTLSPDLQQWYLGQGIVQRFLTPQPATVPHVQPLSLPEVSI